The proteins below come from a single Oerskovia jenensis genomic window:
- a CDS encoding AAA family ATPase, with translation MRIISLTAENVKRLRAVDITPDGHVQVITGKNGAGKTSVLDAIWLALGGGPAAKGTVRPIRDGETKASVRLDLGDLVVTRTWTESGTTLKVESADGAKFSSPQKMLDDLVGRLSFDPLAFTQLPAKAQRDALLSLVELPFDPADLDRRRARLFDERTEIGRAGVSLKGRLDGLPPVDAPDEEVSSASVLAELRAAQDANREREQIIAAAESAQSAWEQEQLQFEEARARLEAARTHMQAAWIAVKDIPAEVDAVEIEQRLASVDEVNAAVRAKRERRQVMDEHSRVRKEYEAKTDAIAALDQEKADGLAAATFPIEGLGFDMDGVTYQGVPFSQASAAEQIRVSLAMAMALNPKLRVIRILDGSLLDADNLALVAEMATAQDYQVWIERVTDGSGVGIVIEDGEVSR, from the coding sequence ATGAGGATCATCAGCCTGACCGCCGAGAACGTGAAGCGCCTGCGCGCGGTCGACATCACCCCGGACGGGCACGTCCAGGTCATCACCGGGAAGAACGGCGCCGGGAAGACCTCGGTCCTCGACGCGATCTGGCTTGCCCTCGGAGGAGGCCCTGCGGCGAAGGGCACTGTCCGCCCGATCCGCGACGGTGAGACGAAGGCCAGCGTCCGCCTCGATCTCGGAGACCTTGTCGTGACGCGGACGTGGACCGAGTCCGGGACGACGCTCAAGGTTGAGTCCGCAGACGGCGCGAAGTTCTCCTCGCCCCAGAAGATGCTCGACGACCTCGTCGGGCGCCTGTCGTTCGACCCGCTCGCGTTCACCCAACTGCCGGCTAAGGCTCAGCGCGACGCGCTCCTGTCCCTCGTCGAGCTGCCGTTCGACCCCGCCGACCTCGACCGGCGCCGCGCGCGCCTGTTCGACGAGCGCACCGAGATCGGCCGCGCCGGGGTCTCGCTCAAGGGGCGCCTCGACGGTCTGCCCCCGGTGGACGCACCGGACGAGGAGGTCTCGTCCGCATCCGTCCTCGCCGAGCTCCGCGCCGCACAAGACGCGAACCGAGAGCGGGAGCAGATCATCGCCGCGGCGGAGAGTGCACAGTCCGCGTGGGAGCAGGAGCAGCTGCAGTTCGAAGAGGCCAGGGCGCGACTCGAGGCTGCCAGGACTCACATGCAGGCTGCGTGGATCGCGGTCAAGGACATCCCCGCCGAAGTCGATGCGGTAGAGATCGAGCAGCGTCTCGCCTCGGTCGACGAGGTCAACGCCGCGGTCCGCGCCAAGCGGGAGCGGCGCCAGGTCATGGACGAGCACTCCCGCGTCCGCAAGGAGTACGAGGCCAAGACCGACGCGATCGCCGCGCTCGACCAGGAGAAGGCCGACGGCCTCGCCGCTGCGACCTTCCCGATCGAGGGCCTCGGCTTCGACATGGACGGCGTGACCTACCAGGGCGTGCCGTTCTCCCAGGCGTCGGCCGCCGAGCAGATCCGCGTCAGCCTCGCCATGGCGATGGCGCTCAACCCCAAGCTGCGCGTCATCCGCATCCTCGACGGGTCGCTCCTCGACGCCGACAACCTCGCGCTCGTCGCGGAGATGGCGACCGCTCAGGACTACCAGGTCTGGATCGAGCGCGTCACCGACGGCTCCGGCGTCGGCATCGTCATCGAAGACGGCGAGGTCTCCCGATGA
- a CDS encoding NucA/NucB deoxyribonuclease domain-containing protein, translating into MYSKSNPLIDQVARHIGLAQESGLPSTLTRIDPRLVKANRDIACPSGLTRPPGKQCDEYPFASSVQGGAAGGTARVFDGCDLTIIPGSGATGFSRCMVDETDNQEAGRMLTRIYHAQRVIAGDKFSVLITP; encoded by the coding sequence GTGTACTCCAAGTCGAACCCGCTCATCGACCAGGTAGCACGGCACATCGGCCTGGCGCAGGAGTCCGGCCTGCCCAGCACCCTGACACGGATCGACCCACGCCTGGTCAAGGCGAACCGCGATATCGCCTGCCCGTCTGGACTCACCCGGCCTCCGGGAAAGCAGTGCGATGAGTACCCGTTCGCCTCGTCGGTCCAGGGTGGCGCCGCCGGCGGCACGGCAAGGGTCTTCGACGGTTGCGACCTCACCATCATTCCCGGTTCAGGCGCGACAGGGTTCAGCCGATGCATGGTCGACGAGACCGACAACCAGGAGGCAGGGAGAATGTTGACCCGGATCTACCACGCCCAGCGGGTCATTGCTGGGGACAAGTTCAGTGTCCTGATTACCCCCTAG
- a CDS encoding DUF2637 domain-containing protein, producing MTEPRRPAQINPDTLPVLLLLLLVLSASASASFTLSFAGLSAVAPWSATPPHLAWLIPVAFEVALLGFIIAAFVKLHRGAATWRVWLLVWAWTLASSTVNALHAWDAGPKGWQGTAGATLAAAWPVITAVTAHTVAGLAFASPSVDTERPSMPVWPIEPGRLQRLIALRQPPAVLTAPVPRPPSAYVKEQRDTIVRLKNEGMKPGDIAEHLDVSRSAVYAQLAAAAKENA from the coding sequence GTGACCGAGCCCCGCCGTCCGGCACAGATCAACCCGGACACCCTGCCTGTCCTGCTCCTGCTCTTGCTCGTCCTGAGCGCGAGCGCGTCCGCGTCGTTCACGCTGTCGTTCGCGGGCCTGTCCGCCGTCGCCCCGTGGTCCGCGACCCCGCCGCATCTGGCCTGGCTCATCCCGGTCGCGTTCGAGGTCGCGCTCCTCGGGTTCATCATCGCTGCGTTCGTGAAGCTGCACCGCGGCGCTGCAACGTGGCGCGTGTGGCTCCTCGTGTGGGCCTGGACGCTCGCCTCGTCCACGGTCAACGCGCTGCACGCCTGGGACGCAGGGCCGAAGGGCTGGCAGGGCACCGCGGGCGCGACCCTCGCTGCCGCGTGGCCGGTCATCACGGCCGTCACCGCGCACACTGTCGCGGGCCTCGCGTTCGCCAGTCCAAGCGTGGACACCGAGCGTCCGAGCATGCCCGTCTGGCCCATCGAGCCCGGCCGACTCCAGCGCCTCATCGCGCTCCGGCAGCCGCCGGCCGTGCTCACTGCTCCGGTCCCCCGGCCCCCGTCGGCCTACGTGAAGGAGCAGCGGGACACGATCGTCCGCCTCAAGAACGAGGGCATGAAGCCCGGGGACATCGCCGAGCACCTCGACGTCTCCCGCTCCGCGGTCTACGCCCAGCTCGCCGCCGCAGCCAAGGAGAACGCATGA
- a CDS encoding recombinase RecT: MGNDLAARAQQAAAVQTSPQAEQGPKSIGSLIQQLRPEMERALPKHMDADRMARIALTTLRQNPGLNASTPESFMGSLLTCSQLGLEPGAGGEAYLVPYRHKRGPLAGKTECQLIIGYQGYAKLFWQSPMAQHLDAQAVYERDAFDYEYGLEPFLRHKPAIGDRGPVIAYYAVAALTTGGKAFVVLSPDEVKALRGGKAGPSGNIADPMRWMERKTVLRQLVKLLPKSTNLARALEADEKVRTDLTEASIDEPMRQIPAEPARQIEQTEQGPVDTATGELDPGAAAADEAWMNGEPT; this comes from the coding sequence ATGGGCAACGACCTCGCCGCCCGCGCACAGCAGGCCGCGGCAGTCCAGACCAGCCCCCAGGCCGAGCAGGGCCCCAAGTCGATCGGGTCCCTGATCCAGCAGCTGCGTCCCGAGATGGAGCGCGCCCTGCCGAAGCACATGGACGCCGACCGCATGGCCCGGATCGCCTTGACCACGCTGCGGCAGAACCCGGGGCTCAACGCCAGCACCCCCGAGTCCTTCATGGGCTCGCTCCTGACGTGCTCCCAGCTCGGCCTCGAGCCCGGCGCAGGCGGCGAGGCATACCTCGTGCCGTACCGGCACAAGCGCGGCCCTCTCGCGGGCAAGACCGAGTGCCAGCTCATCATCGGCTACCAGGGGTACGCCAAGCTGTTCTGGCAGTCCCCCATGGCCCAGCACCTCGACGCCCAGGCCGTCTACGAGCGCGACGCCTTCGACTACGAGTACGGCCTCGAGCCCTTCCTCCGGCACAAGCCCGCGATCGGCGACCGCGGCCCGGTCATCGCGTACTACGCCGTGGCCGCGCTCACCACGGGCGGCAAGGCGTTCGTCGTCCTGTCGCCCGACGAGGTCAAGGCCCTGCGCGGCGGGAAGGCCGGCCCTTCCGGCAACATCGCCGACCCCATGCGGTGGATGGAGCGCAAGACCGTCCTGCGCCAGCTCGTGAAGCTCCTGCCGAAGTCGACGAACCTCGCGCGTGCCCTCGAGGCGGACGAGAAGGTCCGCACCGACCTCACCGAGGCCAGCATCGACGAGCCCATGCGGCAGATCCCCGCCGAGCCCGCGCGTCAGATCGAGCAGACCGAGCAGGGGCCGGTCGACACGGCCACCGGCGAGCTCGACCCCGGTGCCGCGGCCGCGGACGAGGCGTGGATGAACGGAGAGCCCACGTGA
- a CDS encoding YqaJ viral recombinase family nuclease gives MSTITEHITGVLLGTFVQDSPEWHAARLEGIGGSDVVAIFGMSRWQGSTPYGVWEDKTGRARPLPMTWPLFRGHADEQKLRDWFTHVTGIPVDTTGTWMHREHSWMRVNPDGLTGDGGGFEAKSHSWRMGEEWTDEQVSDAAELQAQWGMAVTGLPHWWVVAQIGQDEPLIRRVERDDDLIAVLIDVTGKFWHEHVLTDVAPPATGLDLVSLKDKWRTDLTDAADGDPAEYEPLIRDLEQAKADVKEAEARKADIEAALRQKVGPAQVVQLAGQKRLSLVRNGTFAPKKFAADHPDLAAQYMATAPVLDVARLRQEHPEKYDAYRASVLRVHTPKEK, from the coding sequence ATGAGCACGATCACCGAGCACATCACCGGCGTCCTGCTGGGCACCTTCGTCCAGGACTCCCCCGAGTGGCACGCCGCACGGCTCGAGGGCATCGGCGGGTCCGACGTCGTCGCGATCTTCGGCATGTCGCGCTGGCAGGGATCCACGCCCTACGGCGTCTGGGAGGACAAGACCGGGCGCGCCCGCCCCCTGCCGATGACGTGGCCGCTGTTCCGTGGGCACGCCGACGAACAGAAGCTGCGCGACTGGTTCACGCACGTCACCGGCATCCCCGTTGACACGACCGGGACGTGGATGCACCGCGAGCACTCGTGGATGCGGGTCAACCCTGACGGTCTCACCGGCGACGGCGGGGGCTTCGAGGCGAAGTCTCACTCGTGGCGCATGGGCGAGGAGTGGACCGACGAGCAGGTGTCGGACGCCGCCGAGCTGCAGGCGCAGTGGGGCATGGCTGTCACCGGTCTCCCCCACTGGTGGGTCGTGGCGCAGATCGGGCAGGACGAGCCCCTGATCCGTCGTGTCGAGCGTGACGACGACCTGATCGCCGTCCTGATCGACGTCACCGGGAAGTTCTGGCACGAGCACGTCCTGACCGACGTCGCACCGCCCGCCACCGGGCTCGACCTCGTCTCCCTCAAGGACAAGTGGCGCACCGACCTGACCGACGCCGCTGACGGCGACCCCGCCGAGTACGAGCCGCTGATCCGCGACCTCGAGCAGGCGAAGGCCGACGTCAAGGAGGCCGAGGCGCGCAAGGCCGACATCGAGGCCGCGCTGCGTCAGAAGGTCGGGCCCGCGCAGGTCGTCCAGCTGGCCGGACAGAAGCGCCTCTCCCTCGTGCGGAACGGGACGTTCGCGCCGAAGAAGTTCGCCGCGGACCACCCCGACCTCGCCGCCCAGTACATGGCGACGGCCCCCGTGCTGGACGTCGCCCGGCTCCGTCAGGAGCACCCCGAGAAGTACGACGCATACCGAGCCAGCGTGCTCCGCGTCCACACCCCGAAGGAGAAGTGA
- a CDS encoding carbohydrate kinase family protein, producing the protein MDTSAPVFVAGPASWNELVYLDALPQPRSQTLFAERHRTTVGGTSAGKALNLRALGREVVLRTVLGSDDVAPRVEDVLRRAGVTLLVEPSSDGRTERHLNLMGGAGERLSIYLQAPGDVPPGRTWDAAVGALTAAPAVVIDLAGPALPLLREARRLGKDVWCDVHDYDGEAEFHREFVESASYLFLSSDRLPEYRAFMEDRVAAGARLVVCTHGARGASALTADGEWIEVAAVPVEQVVDTNGAGDAFFAGYLDAHLRGVGVDEALGEGARRGALCVQSPDLAPLG; encoded by the coding sequence ATGGACACCTCCGCGCCCGTCTTCGTCGCCGGTCCCGCCTCGTGGAACGAGCTCGTCTACCTCGACGCCCTGCCCCAGCCGCGCTCGCAGACCCTGTTCGCCGAGCGTCACCGCACGACGGTCGGCGGCACGTCGGCGGGCAAGGCCCTGAACCTGCGCGCCCTGGGCCGTGAGGTCGTGCTGCGCACGGTCCTGGGGTCCGACGACGTCGCTCCCCGTGTCGAGGACGTCCTGCGGCGCGCAGGGGTCACGCTCCTCGTGGAGCCGTCGTCGGACGGCCGGACCGAGCGGCACCTCAACCTCATGGGCGGTGCGGGGGAGCGGTTGTCGATCTATCTCCAGGCGCCGGGCGACGTGCCTCCTGGGCGGACGTGGGACGCCGCCGTCGGGGCGTTGACCGCTGCCCCGGCCGTCGTGATCGACCTTGCGGGGCCCGCTCTGCCGCTGCTGCGCGAGGCGCGCCGGCTGGGCAAGGACGTGTGGTGCGACGTGCACGACTACGACGGTGAGGCCGAGTTCCACCGCGAGTTCGTCGAGTCGGCGTCGTACCTGTTCCTCAGCTCGGACCGGCTGCCGGAGTACCGGGCGTTCATGGAGGACCGTGTCGCGGCCGGTGCCCGGCTCGTGGTGTGCACGCACGGCGCACGCGGGGCGAGCGCCCTCACGGCGGACGGTGAGTGGATCGAGGTGGCTGCCGTTCCCGTCGAGCAGGTCGTGGACACCAACGGCGCGGGCGACGCGTTCTTCGCGGGCTACCTGGACGCCCACCTGCGTGGGGTGGGGGTCGACGAGGCGCTGGGCGAGGGCGCGCGGCGCGGCGCGCTGTGCGTGCAGAGCCCGGACCTGGCACCGCTCGGCTGA
- a CDS encoding BRO-N domain-containing protein: MTTALTPFDFDGQAVRVVTIDGEPWFVLTDLCAVLGLANVGNVAARLDEAGVRSADIRSGGQMRGVTVVSEAGMYEVVIRSDKPDAVRFRRWITSEVLPAIRKTGTYGPPSLDLSTPAGVVAMAEQFLSTARQLEAAHARIEQDRPLVQQATTFAAGTGDVTKQTFARDVILWAQNEHGVRVLHAEVVDFLSRKLGLFVRGNRSDKGQATTDAERRGLARTRRGTSDSGHNYGTGLLTPTGQQYAWERIIRHIDEHGALATSHLMAVGS; this comes from the coding sequence ATGACCACCGCCCTCACCCCGTTCGACTTCGACGGCCAGGCCGTCCGAGTCGTCACCATCGACGGCGAGCCGTGGTTCGTGCTCACCGACCTCTGCGCAGTGCTCGGGCTGGCGAACGTCGGGAACGTTGCCGCCCGGCTCGACGAGGCTGGTGTCCGCTCGGCGGACATCAGGTCCGGCGGCCAAATGCGCGGCGTCACCGTCGTCTCAGAGGCCGGCATGTACGAGGTCGTGATCCGGTCCGACAAGCCGGACGCTGTCCGCTTCCGCCGCTGGATCACCTCCGAGGTGCTGCCCGCGATCCGCAAGACGGGCACCTACGGGCCCCCTTCCCTCGACCTCTCGACGCCGGCCGGTGTCGTGGCGATGGCGGAGCAGTTCCTCAGCACGGCCCGCCAGCTGGAGGCCGCTCACGCACGGATCGAGCAGGATCGGCCGCTCGTCCAGCAGGCCACGACCTTCGCCGCTGGCACAGGGGACGTCACGAAGCAGACGTTCGCACGCGACGTGATCCTGTGGGCGCAGAACGAGCACGGCGTCCGGGTGCTGCACGCCGAGGTCGTGGACTTCCTGTCCCGCAAGCTCGGGCTGTTCGTCCGCGGGAACCGGTCCGACAAGGGGCAGGCGACCACGGACGCCGAGCGTCGAGGGCTTGCTCGCACGCGCCGCGGCACCTCGGACTCCGGGCACAACTACGGCACCGGACTCCTCACACCCACGGGCCAGCAGTACGCATGGGAGCGGATCATCCGGCACATCGACGAGCACGGGGCCCTCGCGACGTCGCACCTGATGGCGGTGGGCTCGTGA
- a CDS encoding helix-turn-helix transcriptional regulator has product MRIKDRETIREARLAAGYTQYDLAALCRCTQATISALETGAMTGCSESLAKDLAKWLKRTERELFIRTEGSRMPRVTNASGSKRQAVAA; this is encoded by the coding sequence ATGCGGATCAAGGATCGAGAGACCATCCGCGAAGCCCGGCTCGCAGCCGGGTACACCCAGTACGACCTCGCCGCGCTCTGCCGGTGCACCCAGGCCACGATCTCCGCCCTCGAGACTGGCGCCATGACGGGCTGCTCGGAGTCGCTCGCGAAGGACCTCGCGAAGTGGCTCAAGCGAACCGAACGCGAGCTCTTCATCCGCACCGAGGGATCTCGCATGCCCCGAGTGACAAACGCATCAGGGTCCAAGCGTCAGGCGGTGGCGGCATGA
- a CDS encoding ImmA/IrrE family metallo-endopeptidase, translated as MEDLEKVAHELGLRIKYVNLGRRHGEVHSSGLVFINDHRPVKAMRITLAHEIGHYAHGHERAGDRCRLEWQERQAQTYAARLLISPEEYARAEATYGEHVGSLAKELNVTPLHIELWRLDYMRAPRRHLRAV; from the coding sequence GTGGAAGACCTGGAGAAGGTGGCGCACGAGCTCGGCCTGCGCATCAAGTACGTCAACCTTGGCCGACGGCACGGAGAGGTCCACTCGAGCGGCCTCGTGTTCATCAACGATCACCGGCCGGTCAAGGCGATGCGCATCACGCTTGCCCACGAGATCGGGCACTACGCCCACGGGCACGAGCGCGCCGGTGACCGGTGCAGGCTCGAGTGGCAGGAGCGCCAGGCACAGACCTACGCCGCGCGCCTGCTGATCTCACCCGAGGAGTACGCGCGAGCCGAGGCCACCTACGGCGAGCACGTCGGCAGCCTCGCGAAGGAGCTCAACGTCACCCCGCTGCACATCGAGCTCTGGCGCCTCGACTACATGCGCGCCCCGCGGCGCCACCTCCGGGCTGTCTGA
- a CDS encoding DNA cytosine methyltransferase yields the protein MSHNLTATDLFCGAGGSSTGMVQIPGVEVRLAANHWDIAIETHNANHPDTDHLQADISNTDPRYIATTDLLWASPECTNHSRAKGRKLAGQQPDLFGDVLPEAAAERSRATMWDVVRFAEAHHYKAVLVENVVEVVDWSSPWGVRGGLFQSWLGAMHALGYRHRIISMNSMHAQAYGLPAPQSRDRVYIAFWRTGDRTPDFEHMLRPKAYCARCDQVVDAMQWWKKGDGQARPGRYRSQYLYRCPNVACRNDVVEPAWLPASSIIDWSNPGTRIGDRAKPLAEKTMRRIQVGIERYWSPIHVEHGGNQYDAADPKHVGFGDPSSYYRAWPASEPLRTMHTRESKAIAYMPVMVPVEGRDGKQPMTVGDALRTQTTRNESGLAFPPFLAELRGGGSTARPAADPLATVTASGNHHGLVMPYYGRGQVSPADRALPTVTTIEKHALIHRNNGGGAEMTTPAREPIRTITTAGHQSLLTGGTVDIEDVRFRMLEPSEIKQAMAFPADYVMAGNRREQVKLSGNAVTPPAARDLVATVVHALTGEGAPS from the coding sequence ATGAGCCACAACCTGACCGCGACCGACCTGTTCTGCGGCGCCGGGGGGTCGTCCACGGGCATGGTCCAGATCCCTGGTGTCGAGGTGCGTCTCGCGGCGAACCACTGGGACATCGCGATCGAGACGCACAACGCGAACCACCCGGATACCGATCACCTGCAGGCCGACATCTCGAACACCGACCCGCGGTACATCGCGACGACGGACCTGTTGTGGGCGTCACCGGAGTGCACGAACCACTCCCGTGCGAAGGGCCGCAAGCTCGCGGGCCAGCAGCCCGACCTGTTCGGCGACGTCCTGCCCGAGGCTGCGGCCGAGCGCAGCAGGGCGACGATGTGGGACGTCGTGCGGTTCGCCGAGGCCCACCACTACAAGGCGGTCCTGGTCGAGAACGTCGTCGAGGTCGTCGACTGGTCCTCCCCCTGGGGCGTGCGCGGCGGGCTGTTCCAGTCCTGGCTCGGCGCGATGCACGCCCTCGGGTACCGGCACCGCATCATCTCGATGAACAGCATGCACGCCCAGGCTTACGGGCTCCCGGCCCCGCAGTCGCGTGACCGCGTCTACATCGCGTTCTGGCGCACCGGCGACCGCACCCCAGACTTCGAGCACATGCTGCGCCCCAAGGCGTACTGCGCGCGCTGCGACCAGGTCGTCGACGCGATGCAGTGGTGGAAGAAGGGCGACGGGCAGGCCCGCCCCGGCCGGTACCGGTCGCAGTACCTGTACCGGTGCCCGAACGTGGCGTGCAGGAACGACGTCGTCGAGCCCGCGTGGCTCCCGGCGTCCTCGATCATCGACTGGTCGAACCCCGGCACCCGGATCGGCGACCGCGCCAAGCCGCTCGCCGAGAAGACGATGCGACGCATCCAGGTCGGCATCGAACGTTACTGGTCCCCGATCCACGTCGAGCACGGCGGCAACCAGTACGACGCCGCCGACCCCAAGCACGTCGGGTTCGGCGACCCGAGCTCGTACTACCGGGCCTGGCCCGCGTCCGAGCCACTACGCACGATGCACACCCGCGAGTCCAAGGCGATCGCGTACATGCCCGTCATGGTCCCGGTCGAGGGCCGCGACGGGAAGCAGCCCATGACCGTGGGCGACGCGCTGCGTACCCAGACGACGCGCAACGAGTCCGGGCTCGCGTTCCCGCCGTTCCTCGCCGAGCTCCGCGGCGGCGGCTCAACCGCGCGACCAGCGGCCGACCCGCTCGCCACCGTCACGGCGTCCGGGAACCACCACGGGCTCGTCATGCCGTACTACGGACGAGGGCAGGTATCCCCCGCCGACCGCGCGCTGCCCACCGTGACGACGATCGAGAAGCACGCGCTGATCCACCGCAACAACGGCGGCGGCGCCGAGATGACCACGCCTGCCAGGGAGCCGATCCGCACCATCACCACCGCGGGCCACCAGTCGCTCCTCACGGGCGGCACGGTCGACATCGAGGACGTGCGCTTCCGGATGCTCGAGCCCTCCGAGATCAAGCAGGCCATGGCGTTCCCCGCCGACTACGTCATGGCCGGCAACCGCCGCGAGCAGGTCAAGCTCTCCGGCAACGCCGTCACCCCGCCCGCCGCACGCGACCTCGTCGCGACCGTCGTGCACGCCCTCACCGGAGAGGGAGCCCCGTCGTGA
- a CDS encoding tyrosine-type recombinase/integrase, whose product MQGKLREKQRQIAAEGLPVEGASARVTIATWAKTWTERRQHEVRSSTMSNDVSQVRRWVVPTIGHVRLEQLTPAHMRAVTAAILSAGRAQSSALRAQVVLKKMLRDAIVEGYRVPQRILQMPNPEKNVTDRDAVPLIDAHAIIRAAGNLGPEGSRWVAAFLQGMRQGECLGLTWDCVDFERKTIDVAWQLDAVPYRIPRDRSSGFRIKPGTPHRHLMGRWHLVPPKSKSGTRVIPMVPWMEAALRAWREAAPASPHRLVWPAPDGSPRDDKDDSLAWYALQDVAQVARVDEAPHTSGLRLDERGGPLVGRRYALHEARHSTATLLMEAGVSNTVITAIMGHSSIVSSQAYLHASREMTHQALDGVAGRLGLNA is encoded by the coding sequence GTGCAAGGCAAGCTGCGGGAGAAGCAGCGTCAGATCGCCGCAGAGGGGCTACCCGTCGAGGGCGCGTCCGCCAGGGTCACCATCGCCACCTGGGCCAAGACCTGGACGGAGCGGCGACAGCACGAGGTGCGATCGAGCACGATGAGCAACGACGTCTCCCAGGTGCGTCGCTGGGTCGTCCCGACCATCGGCCACGTCCGGCTTGAGCAGTTGACGCCGGCGCACATGCGCGCGGTCACGGCCGCGATCCTGTCTGCGGGCCGCGCACAGTCGAGCGCCCTCCGCGCTCAGGTCGTGCTCAAGAAGATGCTCCGTGACGCGATCGTGGAGGGCTACCGTGTGCCGCAGCGCATCCTGCAGATGCCGAACCCCGAGAAGAACGTCACCGACCGCGACGCCGTGCCACTGATCGACGCGCACGCGATCATTCGCGCCGCGGGCAACCTCGGCCCCGAGGGCTCCCGCTGGGTCGCGGCCTTCCTGCAGGGGATGCGGCAGGGTGAGTGCCTAGGGCTGACCTGGGACTGCGTGGACTTCGAGCGGAAGACGATCGACGTGGCGTGGCAGCTCGACGCGGTCCCCTACCGCATCCCCCGCGACCGATCGTCGGGGTTCCGGATCAAGCCGGGCACCCCACACCGCCACCTGATGGGGCGCTGGCACCTCGTCCCGCCGAAGTCGAAGTCCGGCACGCGCGTGATCCCGATGGTTCCGTGGATGGAAGCCGCACTCCGTGCGTGGCGCGAGGCCGCGCCCGCTTCACCTCATCGCCTCGTGTGGCCTGCGCCCGACGGTTCACCGCGCGACGACAAGGACGACTCCCTCGCCTGGTACGCCTTGCAGGACGTCGCGCAAGTCGCGCGGGTCGACGAGGCTCCGCACACTTCCGGACTCAGGCTCGACGAGCGCGGGGGCCCACTCGTCGGTCGCCGCTACGCCCTCCACGAGGCCCGCCACTCGACCGCAACCCTGCTGATGGAGGCCGGGGTGTCGAACACGGTAATCACCGCGATCATGGGACACAGCTCCATCGTGTCCTCGCAGGCGTACCTGCACGCATCACGGGAGATGACCCACCAGGCGCTCGACGGCGTAGCAGGCCGGCTTGGGCTGAACGCCTAG